From the Flavimarina sp. Hel_I_48 genome, one window contains:
- a CDS encoding OmpH family outer membrane protein: MKQMKTLVLAIALILGMNGIAQAQDSKIAHIATQELLEQMPAFKSAQGEMQKIQSSYEAEMQTMGQELQKTMERYSREAETKTDEENMSRQQEVEQTRNKIVEYRQTAMQDMQKKESDLLKPVYEKARTTIQKIARDKGYNYVLDSTTGTGLLLADGYDLMPDVKKALGI, encoded by the coding sequence ATGAAACAAATGAAAACCTTAGTTTTAGCGATCGCTTTGATTTTAGGAATGAACGGGATTGCACAGGCGCAGGACTCTAAGATTGCACATATTGCAACACAAGAATTGCTTGAACAAATGCCAGCATTCAAATCTGCACAGGGAGAAATGCAAAAAATACAATCTTCTTACGAAGCTGAGATGCAGACCATGGGCCAGGAGCTACAAAAAACAATGGAACGTTATAGCCGTGAGGCAGAAACTAAAACTGACGAGGAGAACATGAGCCGTCAGCAGGAAGTTGAGCAGACCCGTAACAAAATCGTTGAGTATCGCCAGACGGCTATGCAGGATATGCAGAAAAAAGAATCTGATCTTCTTAAGCCAGTCTATGAGAAAGCACGTACCACTATTCAAAAGATAGCACGTGATAAAGGATACAACTATGTACTTGACAGCACAACCGGTACCGGCCTTTTACTTGCAGATGGTTATGATCTTATGCCAGATGTGAAAAAAGCATTGGGTATCTAA
- a CDS encoding OmpH family outer membrane protein has protein sequence MRKQAFLLSFLVFMVGFCASAQRSMRIGYIDMDYILENVPEYQEAQNVLNAKVDQWKIEIEKKQSSIEQMKKTLENERVLLTEELVAERQEEIAFVENELFEYQQKRFGPQGDLMIQNRTLVEPVQDQVFNAVQELAEARKYDFIFDKSADLVMLYANDRNDVSDQVLLSINRASKRKQTNSRGDRKEVERDDARSVEEEREVTEREKAIDEKQEEREQFVQDRKAERDSLRAAKKREFEERRQRILQEREQRRDSITSAREGGDTETTESAAVQEENNNVPTAEERRKALLQARQARKDSILQARQRIKDSVMQVRQRKKDSIN, from the coding sequence ATGAGAAAACAAGCCTTTTTATTGAGTTTTTTAGTATTTATGGTTGGTTTTTGTGCCAGTGCACAACGCAGTATGCGTATAGGCTACATTGATATGGATTATATCCTTGAAAATGTCCCTGAATATCAGGAAGCGCAGAATGTTTTAAATGCCAAAGTAGATCAGTGGAAAATTGAAATTGAGAAAAAACAAAGTTCCATCGAGCAGATGAAAAAAACGCTTGAGAATGAACGGGTATTGCTTACAGAGGAATTAGTTGCAGAGCGTCAGGAAGAAATCGCCTTTGTAGAAAATGAACTTTTTGAATATCAGCAAAAACGCTTTGGCCCGCAAGGGGACTTAATGATCCAGAACCGTACATTGGTTGAGCCGGTACAAGATCAGGTTTTCAATGCGGTTCAAGAGCTCGCCGAGGCACGTAAGTATGATTTTATCTTCGATAAATCGGCAGATCTGGTGATGCTTTATGCAAATGATAGAAATGATGTCAGCGATCAGGTACTTTTAAGTATCAATCGTGCATCAAAAAGGAAACAAACTAATAGTCGAGGCGATCGTAAGGAAGTGGAAAGGGATGATGCGCGCAGCGTAGAAGAAGAGCGCGAAGTCACCGAAAGGGAAAAAGCCATTGACGAAAAGCAGGAAGAACGGGAACAGTTCGTTCAGGATCGCAAGGCAGAACGGGATTCCCTGCGCGCAGCAAAAAAGAGGGAATTTGAAGAGCGCCGCCAGCGTATTTTACAAGAACGTGAGCAGCGCAGGGATTCTATAACAAGTGCCCGTGAAGGCGGAGACACAGAAACAACTGAAAGTGCAGCCGTGCAAGAAGAAAACAACAATGTTCCAACTGCCGAAGAAAGACGAAAAGCGTTGTTACAGGCACGCCAAGCCAGAAAAGATTCTATATTGCAGGCACGTCAGCGTATAAAAGATTCGGTTATGCAGGTAAGGCAACGTAAAAAAGATTCAATAAATTAA
- the bamA gene encoding outer membrane protein assembly factor BamA: MPIKASLITAVLFYCFIHTTTVQAQTAPLAGEGKQYKIGTISVVGSQQYNEQTIIAYTGLKTGDLVYLPGDRISEIIKKLWAIGLFSDISLNVKDVRDNVADLELVVEEVPELNEITITGIKEKKTKELKEDNDLKKGTKVTENLITKTKFYIENKYKKDGYLNSNVTIITKPVVDTSSTSNKVDMLINIEKSGKVKITDINFENNEQLSDAKLRKQMKNTKERNIFRFWKRSKYIEEDYAEDKVSIIEKYKEKGFRDARIVSDTLVRDSDDRISLNLNIEEGDKYYIGDIDFIGNSVYTDNELQRQLGLSKGDVYNGVLLKNRISKGGDPQADDLSNLYKNNGYLFSSINPVEVDVQNDTIDFEIRITEGKLAFFDRITVSGNDKTKDRVIYRNLRTRPGQRYSQAAVLQTVSELGQTGFFDPEQLNPEFLNANPNDGTIDINYDLVEQGASQIELQGGYGGGGFVGTLGLTFNNFSIQNIFNKEAYKPLPMGDGQQFSLRAQASTFYRTYSASLTEPWLGGKKPVQASISFSHSTQFRYDFQPGRRQARPNTDQRFTITGGSVGISTRLELPDPYFYISHAISFQHFDLKNYNVGLFTFGEGSSENLAYTIGISRNQGDANPIFPRSGSKFSLTAKLTPPYSLFNGVDYKALAEERAPLQAAVNAQTASTQMIERRGEIDQERFNWLEYYKVKMEGQWFTSLVGKLVLSSKMEFGFLGAYNNDRGIPPFDRFFLGGDGLGGYALDGREVIRLRGYPNQRVTPIDRDSNSGLNVNDGATLYNKFEFELRYPITLKPSASIYMLTFAEGGSSYDNFRDYNPFLLNRSAGAGIRIFMPAFGLLGIDFGYGFDPIPGTVGPNGWETHFIIGQQF, encoded by the coding sequence ATGCCCATCAAAGCAAGCCTTATTACCGCAGTCCTTTTTTACTGCTTTATCCATACCACTACAGTACAAGCACAGACCGCTCCACTAGCCGGAGAGGGAAAACAGTACAAAATAGGTACCATAAGCGTAGTAGGCTCCCAGCAATATAATGAACAGACGATCATAGCCTATACCGGTCTTAAAACCGGCGATCTCGTTTATCTTCCCGGTGACCGCATTAGTGAGATCATAAAAAAACTCTGGGCCATTGGCTTATTTAGCGATATAAGCCTTAATGTTAAGGACGTGCGCGATAACGTAGCAGATCTGGAGCTTGTGGTAGAAGAGGTTCCTGAACTTAATGAAATTACCATTACAGGGATCAAAGAGAAAAAGACCAAAGAGCTCAAAGAGGACAATGATCTTAAAAAAGGTACAAAAGTCACTGAAAACCTAATCACCAAGACCAAATTTTATATTGAAAATAAATATAAAAAAGACGGTTATCTCAACTCTAACGTAACCATCATTACCAAGCCCGTGGTTGACACATCCAGCACCTCAAACAAGGTGGACATGTTGATCAACATTGAGAAAAGCGGGAAAGTTAAAATTACGGACATCAACTTTGAGAACAACGAGCAGCTCTCTGATGCAAAACTGCGCAAGCAGATGAAGAATACCAAGGAGCGCAACATCTTTAGGTTCTGGAAAAGATCGAAATATATAGAAGAGGATTACGCAGAAGATAAAGTAAGTATAATTGAAAAGTATAAGGAAAAAGGTTTCCGTGATGCCCGTATAGTTTCTGATACACTGGTACGCGATAGTGATGATCGCATCTCCCTTAACCTTAATATAGAAGAAGGTGACAAATACTATATAGGCGACATTGATTTCATAGGAAACAGTGTGTATACAGACAATGAGTTGCAGCGTCAACTAGGTCTTTCTAAAGGCGACGTGTACAACGGCGTATTGCTTAAAAACCGTATTTCAAAAGGAGGCGATCCTCAGGCAGACGATCTTTCTAACCTTTACAAAAACAACGGATATCTGTTTTCAAGTATAAACCCTGTAGAAGTGGACGTACAAAACGATACCATTGATTTTGAAATACGTATTACCGAAGGTAAACTGGCCTTTTTTGACAGAATAACAGTTTCAGGTAATGACAAAACAAAAGACCGGGTGATCTACCGTAACCTGCGCACAAGACCTGGACAGCGTTATAGTCAGGCTGCAGTTTTACAAACGGTAAGCGAACTGGGACAAACTGGCTTTTTTGACCCTGAACAATTAAACCCAGAATTTCTCAATGCAAACCCTAATGACGGTACTATTGATATCAATTATGATCTGGTAGAACAGGGCGCAAGTCAGATAGAATTACAAGGCGGTTACGGTGGTGGTGGTTTTGTGGGTACACTTGGACTTACCTTCAATAATTTCTCCATACAGAATATTTTTAACAAAGAAGCGTATAAGCCACTGCCTATGGGTGATGGGCAACAATTTAGCTTACGGGCACAGGCAAGTACATTTTACCGCACCTATAGTGCTTCACTTACAGAACCCTGGTTAGGCGGTAAAAAACCGGTACAGGCTTCTATTTCTTTTAGCCACAGTACACAATTTCGCTACGATTTTCAACCGGGCCGTCGTCAAGCTAGACCAAATACTGATCAACGTTTTACCATCACCGGTGGATCTGTTGGGATAAGCACACGACTGGAACTTCCAGATCCTTATTTCTACATCTCCCATGCGATCAGCTTTCAGCATTTTGACCTAAAAAATTACAACGTGGGGCTCTTTACGTTTGGGGAAGGATCTTCAGAAAACCTGGCCTATACCATTGGGATTTCAAGAAATCAAGGAGATGCCAACCCTATATTTCCTCGAAGTGGTTCAAAATTTAGCTTAACAGCCAAATTAACTCCGCCCTACTCTCTTTTTAATGGGGTAGATTACAAAGCACTAGCCGAAGAACGTGCGCCATTGCAAGCCGCTGTAAATGCACAGACTGCTAGCACGCAAATGATTGAACGAAGAGGTGAAATAGACCAGGAACGCTTTAACTGGCTGGAATACTATAAAGTGAAAATGGAAGGTCAGTGGTTTACATCGTTGGTTGGTAAGTTGGTTTTAAGCAGCAAAATGGAATTCGGTTTCCTTGGTGCCTATAATAACGATCGTGGTATCCCACCTTTTGACCGCTTCTTTTTAGGGGGAGATGGTCTGGGAGGTTACGCATTAGACGGCCGGGAGGTTATAAGACTACGCGGTTATCCTAATCAACGGGTGACTCCTATAGACAGAGATAGTAATTCTGGTTTAAATGTAAACGATGGTGCAACTCTTTACAATAAATTTGAGTTTGAGCTGCGCTACCCTATTACCTTAAAGCCATCAGCATCTATTTACATGCTCACCTTTGCTGAAGGTGGTTCAAGTTATGACAATTTTAGGGACTACAATCCGTTCTTGTTAAATCGATCCGCTGGAGCTGGAATTCGTATATTTATGCCCGCTTTTGGTCTGCTGGGTATTGACTTCGGTTATGGATTTGACCCCATACCAGGTACTGTAGGGCCTAATGGATGGGAAACACACTTTATTATTGGTCAGCAATTTTAA
- a CDS encoding isoprenyl transferase, whose product MNFIEEIDTSKLPQHIAVIMDGNGRWAKGQGLMRVAGHKKGSKAVRETVEASAELGIRYLTLYTFSTENWNRPKIEVDTLMKLLVSSLKKEIKTLQDNDIALRAIGNLSSLPAKAQRELEEVIEKTRNNSRMTLTLALSYGAREELIKSVKEISLKVKKDLISPHLIDDAVIKEHLYTHDLPDVDLLIRTSGEQRISNFMLWQIAYAELYFTPVLWPDFTKEHLYEAIYNYQKRERRFGKTSEQIN is encoded by the coding sequence ATGAACTTTATTGAGGAAATAGACACGTCAAAACTGCCACAGCATATCGCTGTGATCATGGACGGTAACGGCCGCTGGGCAAAAGGCCAGGGTCTTATGCGTGTTGCTGGCCATAAGAAAGGAAGCAAAGCGGTGAGGGAAACGGTAGAAGCCAGTGCAGAGCTGGGGATCAGGTATTTGACATTGTATACTTTTTCAACTGAAAACTGGAACCGCCCAAAGATTGAAGTGGATACACTCATGAAATTATTGGTTTCTTCCCTAAAAAAAGAAATAAAGACACTGCAGGACAACGATATTGCCCTGCGCGCCATTGGCAATCTGAGTTCCCTCCCCGCTAAAGCACAGCGGGAGCTTGAAGAGGTTATCGAAAAAACCAGGAACAATTCGCGTATGACCTTAACCCTGGCGCTGAGTTATGGCGCACGGGAAGAATTAATAAAAAGCGTAAAGGAAATAAGCCTTAAAGTTAAAAAAGACTTAATTTCGCCACATTTAATTGACGATGCAGTCATTAAAGAACATTTGTACACTCATGACCTGCCAGACGTTGACCTTTTGATCAGGACAAGTGGGGAGCAACGTATAAGTAATTTTATGCTATGGCAGATCGCCTATGCTGAACTCTACTTTACGCCTGTATTGTGGCCCGATTTTACTAAAGAACATCTGTACGAAGCAATTTATAATTATCAGAAAAGAGAAAGAAGATTTGGAAAGACGAGTGAGCAAATTAATTGA
- a CDS encoding DUF6089 family protein, whose amino-acid sequence MKHLTVVLIAMICCCTAVAQTYEIGVMAGGLNYIGDVGRTNYIYPNTPAVGGILKWNRSPRHSFRASILAGNIEGNDLDSDETSRQQRGLSFKSPVVEASLGIEYTFWEFDMTRGFSLPGTPYLFAGINYFYHKEHGQGFDQNGDLVLRDFGNEFDFSIPIAIGYKKAISRRFILAAEVGARYMFTDNIDGSAPGPEIDSGPFGNPNNNDWYVFSGIILTYTFGRQPCYCGF is encoded by the coding sequence ATGAAGCATTTGACGGTTGTATTGATCGCCATGATCTGTTGCTGCACGGCAGTCGCCCAGACCTATGAAATAGGTGTGATGGCTGGTGGGCTAAACTATATAGGAGATGTGGGTAGAACAAACTACATTTATCCCAATACGCCAGCCGTAGGCGGAATTTTAAAATGGAATCGTAGTCCAAGGCATTCTTTTAGGGCAAGTATTTTAGCTGGTAATATTGAAGGAAATGATCTGGACTCTGATGAAACCAGTCGCCAGCAACGAGGTTTGTCTTTTAAAAGCCCCGTTGTGGAAGCTTCACTGGGTATTGAATATACCTTCTGGGAGTTTGATATGACCCGTGGCTTCAGTTTGCCCGGTACACCCTACTTGTTTGCAGGGATCAATTATTTTTATCACAAGGAGCATGGTCAGGGCTTTGATCAAAATGGCGATCTTGTATTGCGGGATTTTGGTAATGAATTCGATTTTTCGATCCCTATTGCAATTGGGTATAAAAAAGCAATAAGCAGGCGTTTTATTTTAGCGGCAGAAGTTGGTGCCCGTTATATGTTTACAGATAATATTGACGGTAGCGCACCGGGCCCCGAAATAGATTCTGGCCCCTTTGGCAATCCAAATAATAATGACTGGTATGTATTTAGCGGAATAATACTTACCTATACCTTTGGCAGACAGCCGTGTTACTGCGGCTTTTAA
- a CDS encoding NAD kinase, which produces MKVGIYGQFYHENSGIYVQQLLDILDQKDAEVIIEEYFLKLINDNEQINKTYSHFSTFEELDDSYDLFFSIGGDGTILQTITYIRDLNIPIVGINTGRLGFLASVQKEQLADSIQDIFNNNYSITERSLISMRCEGEEDNLGELNFALNEITVSRKNSTSMISVETHLNGEKLTNYWADGLIISTPTGSTGYSLSCGGPVIMPTTPSFIITPIAPHNLNARPLVVPDDTEITIRVSGREKEHLVSLDSRIATLPVETKIILKKASFKIKLVVLEKDTFLTTLRKKLLWGEDKRN; this is translated from the coding sequence ATGAAAGTAGGCATCTACGGACAGTTTTATCATGAAAATTCTGGTATTTACGTGCAGCAGTTGCTGGATATCCTGGACCAAAAAGATGCCGAGGTGATTATTGAAGAGTATTTTCTCAAACTCATCAATGACAACGAACAAATTAATAAAACCTATTCTCATTTTAGCACTTTTGAAGAACTTGACGATAGTTACGACCTATTCTTCAGCATAGGGGGCGATGGTACTATTTTACAGACTATTACCTATATAAGGGATCTTAATATTCCTATTGTAGGTATAAATACAGGTCGTTTAGGCTTTTTGGCTTCCGTACAAAAAGAGCAACTTGCAGATAGCATTCAGGATATTTTTAATAACAACTACAGCATTACAGAACGCTCCCTCATTAGTATGCGATGTGAAGGTGAAGAGGACAACCTGGGCGAACTCAACTTTGCGCTCAACGAAATCACGGTGAGTAGAAAGAACAGCACCTCCATGATTTCTGTGGAAACGCACTTGAATGGTGAAAAATTGACCAATTACTGGGCTGACGGACTTATAATCTCTACACCCACAGGCTCTACCGGATATTCCCTGAGCTGTGGCGGCCCGGTGATCATGCCCACGACCCCAAGTTTTATAATAACGCCAATTGCACCGCACAACCTCAACGCCAGGCCTCTTGTAGTCCCAGATGACACTGAAATAACCATACGGGTTTCGGGCAGGGAAAAAGAGCATTTGGTTTCATTGGATTCAAGAATAGCAACACTTCCCGTGGAAACTAAAATCATCCTTAAAAAAGCCTCTTTTAAAATCAAACTGGTAGTTCTTGAAAAAGATACCTTTCTCACTACACTGCGCAAAAAACTTCTATGGGGGGAAGATAAGCGCAATTAA
- a CDS encoding CBS domain-containing protein — translation MTLTDYIINDIAPLTEKSKMGEAQELFSQTTYSHIPVMREEVYLGCLAENDVHCHEADEHIDEQTHLYEGFFIRERSNWLNTLEAFGQNETNIMPVLDSQNRYLGYYELKDVMNYFNQTPFLSEEGTILVLEKGIFDYSFSEISQIVESNEGKILGAFISKFDQDMVQLSLKVGGDVGLNALLQSFRRYGYEVISEHQEDSYLIDLRERSDYLEKYLNI, via the coding sequence ATGACTCTTACTGATTATATAATAAACGATATAGCGCCCCTTACCGAAAAGAGTAAAATGGGCGAGGCGCAGGAACTTTTTTCGCAAACAACCTATTCCCACATACCGGTTATGCGGGAAGAAGTGTACCTGGGATGTCTTGCCGAAAACGATGTGCATTGCCATGAAGCTGATGAGCACATTGACGAGCAAACGCACTTATATGAAGGGTTTTTTATAAGGGAAAGATCAAACTGGTTGAATACCCTTGAGGCTTTTGGCCAGAATGAGACCAATATCATGCCCGTACTCGATTCCCAGAACAGGTACCTGGGTTACTATGAACTCAAGGATGTCATGAATTACTTTAACCAGACTCCATTTTTGAGCGAGGAAGGCACTATTTTAGTCCTTGAAAAGGGTATTTTTGATTATAGTTTTAGTGAAATAAGCCAGATCGTAGAATCCAATGAGGGTAAAATACTTGGTGCTTTTATATCAAAATTTGATCAGGATATGGTTCAGCTTTCCTTAAAGGTAGGTGGCGACGTAGGTTTAAATGCATTATTGCAGTCTTTTAGAAGGTATGGCTATGAGGTTATTTCTGAACACCAGGAAGATTCTTATCTTATTGACCTACGGGAACGTTCTGATTATCTGGAGAAGTATTTAAATATATAA
- a CDS encoding pyridoxine 5'-phosphate synthase, whose amino-acid sequence MTKLSVNVNKIATLRNARGGNIPNLIKVVRDIERFGAQGITIHPRPDERHIKYEDARDLKKVVSTELNIEGNPLEKFISLVLEVKPDQVTLVPDTVDAITSNAGWDTLKNKSFLKEVIAEFKRNGIRTSIFVDPDNKMIEGAKETGTDRIELYTEAFATGFANANKNAVKPYADAALFADDLGLGINAGHDLSLDNIEFFNNSVPHLMEVSIGHALIAEALYMGLEETIHKYLALLK is encoded by the coding sequence ATGACAAAATTAAGCGTTAACGTAAATAAGATTGCCACATTGCGCAATGCCCGTGGTGGCAATATCCCCAATCTAATTAAAGTAGTTAGGGACATAGAACGATTTGGTGCACAAGGTATCACGATACACCCCAGACCAGACGAGCGTCATATAAAATATGAAGATGCCCGCGATCTAAAGAAAGTGGTGAGTACTGAGCTGAATATAGAAGGGAATCCTCTGGAGAAGTTTATCTCGCTGGTTCTTGAAGTGAAGCCAGACCAGGTTACCCTGGTGCCAGACACCGTAGATGCTATTACTTCAAATGCGGGCTGGGATACCCTAAAGAACAAATCTTTTTTGAAAGAGGTAATCGCGGAATTTAAAAGAAATGGGATAAGAACCTCCATTTTTGTGGATCCTGACAATAAAATGATTGAAGGTGCAAAAGAAACGGGTACAGATCGTATAGAACTTTATACGGAAGCTTTTGCGACAGGTTTTGCCAATGCGAACAAAAATGCGGTAAAACCCTATGCTGATGCCGCATTGTTTGCAGACGATCTGGGTCTTGGCATAAATGCCGGGCATGACCTTTCTCTCGATAATATAGAATTCTTCAATAACAGCGTTCCACATCTCATGGAAGTATCCATAGGGCATGCGCTGATAGCCGAAGCCTTATATATGGGACTTGAAGAAACGATTCACAAATACCTAGCCTTGCTAAAATGA
- a CDS encoding alpha/beta fold hydrolase, whose amino-acid sequence MKDIHSNILGKGTPFIILHGFLGMGDNWKTLGGRFAEAGYEVHLIDQRNHGRSVNSDDFSYDLMAEDLKKYCDEQKLDQIILLGHSMGGKTAMKFAVNYPDQVSKLLIADIAPKYYAPHHEQILEGLTALQANEDARTSRGDADEFLKQYIQEWGTRQFLLKNLYWKKDKILALRLNLPVLKNAGETIGEALEENERYEGKTLFLRGGKSAYIKDSDFNLIKTHFPESEVITVPDAGHWLHAENPDFFYREVINFL is encoded by the coding sequence ATGAAAGATATCCATAGCAATATATTAGGCAAGGGGACCCCTTTTATCATACTTCACGGCTTTCTGGGCATGGGGGATAACTGGAAAACCCTGGGTGGGCGGTTTGCCGAAGCTGGTTATGAAGTACATCTTATAGATCAGCGCAATCATGGGCGCAGTGTAAATAGTGATGATTTTAGTTATGACCTCATGGCAGAAGACCTGAAAAAGTATTGCGACGAGCAAAAACTGGATCAGATCATCCTTTTGGGACATTCGATGGGAGGAAAAACAGCAATGAAATTTGCAGTCAACTACCCAGATCAAGTTTCAAAATTGCTTATTGCCGATATAGCACCAAAGTATTACGCACCACATCACGAGCAGATATTAGAAGGGCTCACTGCGCTACAGGCGAATGAGGACGCGCGTACCTCTCGTGGTGACGCAGATGAATTTCTAAAGCAATACATTCAGGAATGGGGAACCCGTCAGTTCCTGCTAAAAAACCTCTATTGGAAAAAAGATAAGATTTTAGCGCTGCGCTTAAATTTACCGGTGCTTAAAAATGCCGGAGAGACCATAGGGGAGGCTCTTGAAGAAAATGAGCGCTATGAGGGAAAAACACTTTTTCTGCGCGGAGGAAAATCCGCATATATAAAGGATTCTGATTTCAACCTTATAAAAACACATTTCCCAGAAAGTGAGGTTATAACAGTTCCTGATGCCGGTCATTGGTTACACGCCGAAAATCCTGATTTTTTTTACCGCGAAGTAATAAATTTTTTATAA
- a CDS encoding OmpP1/FadL family transporter: MKKLLGILLFFSAFTAVYAGGYRVAIQGQRGLAMGHTGVAYVNSAELAFFNPAGLVYLEDRLNISAGVSGVFSNVTWQNENFGQASKTDSPMGTPFYLYASYAATDWLSVGLAVYTPYGSSVEWPTDWAGSHLVNNIELQAIFVQPLVSLKISEKFSVGGGPIFVTGNVNFNRNANRTLTDLEGNRANVTVDDSGVTNWGWSLATMFNFTDHFRIGAHYRSEIILDSKDGDATFANFPNNTGQPLVVNPTTVIPSNGTIGFNASLPMPAEMTVGLSYDKEKWAFNFDYSRTYWDVYNNLDILFSNGGEAINPRNYKNSSTYKFGVQYDANELISLRAGYYFDESPVQEGYFAPETPRNDADGFTAGVSFTVNSHLAIDASFLYLRFEEVDASYNFYSENGQNVPFGGTYKSSAFVPGIGVSYKL; this comes from the coding sequence ATGAAAAAACTTTTAGGAATTTTACTTTTTTTTAGCGCCTTTACTGCAGTCTATGCGGGTGGATACCGCGTTGCAATACAGGGTCAGCGTGGTCTCGCTATGGGGCACACCGGCGTTGCCTATGTAAATAGTGCAGAACTAGCCTTTTTTAACCCCGCTGGTCTTGTTTATCTGGAAGATCGCCTTAATATCTCGGCCGGTGTAAGTGGTGTTTTTTCTAATGTAACCTGGCAAAACGAGAATTTTGGGCAGGCATCAAAGACAGATAGTCCCATGGGAACACCCTTTTATCTTTATGCCTCCTACGCGGCCACAGATTGGCTTAGTGTAGGTCTTGCGGTTTATACGCCTTATGGCAGTAGTGTAGAATGGCCCACAGACTGGGCGGGTTCTCATCTGGTAAATAATATTGAGCTGCAGGCTATTTTCGTTCAGCCATTGGTTTCCTTAAAAATTTCCGAAAAATTTAGTGTGGGCGGTGGACCTATTTTTGTTACCGGAAATGTGAATTTTAACCGGAATGCCAACCGTACCTTAACGGATCTGGAGGGCAACCGCGCAAACGTTACCGTTGACGACTCTGGCGTAACAAACTGGGGCTGGTCACTTGCAACGATGTTCAACTTTACAGATCACTTTAGAATAGGTGCGCACTACCGTTCTGAAATCATACTTGACTCTAAAGATGGGGATGCGACTTTTGCCAATTTCCCAAACAATACAGGGCAGCCACTGGTGGTGAATCCTACAACGGTAATTCCTTCTAACGGTACAATTGGGTTTAATGCGTCCTTGCCCATGCCGGCAGAAATGACCGTGGGACTTTCTTATGACAAGGAGAAATGGGCGTTCAATTTTGATTACTCCAGGACGTATTGGGATGTATATAATAACCTGGACATACTATTTAGTAATGGCGGCGAGGCGATAAACCCACGGAATTATAAAAATTCCTCTACTTACAAATTCGGTGTACAGTATGATGCAAACGAACTGATTTCACTTAGGGCTGGTTATTATTTTGACGAATCACCGGTTCAGGAAGGTTATTTTGCCCCGGAAACACCTAGAAACGATGCTGATGGTTTTACCGCTGGTGTTTCATTTACCGTCAATAGCCATCTGGCCATTGACGCGTCTTTTCTATACCTCCGTTTTGAAGAAGTAGATGCCTCATACAATTTCTATTCTGAAAATGGCCAAAATGTACCCTTCGGTGGAACCTACAAATCCAGTGCTTTTGTGCCAGGGATAGGAGTAAGTTACAAATTATAA